A region of Zeugodacus cucurbitae isolate PBARC_wt_2022May chromosome 5, idZeuCucr1.2, whole genome shotgun sequence DNA encodes the following proteins:
- the Mpp5_1 gene encoding protein PALS1 isoform X3, whose amino-acid sequence MLTMLSVNQDNGPHREMAVDCPDNFIARNKTPPRYPPPHRPPQLNGSVKPVPPPRDHLRVEKDGRLINRTPAPQLPDRRLGSSGAGAPQQIAQIVEPTLEQLDSIKKYQEQLRRRREEEERIAQQNEFLRNSLRGSRKLKALQDNKAAAQQQPAAERVSGVENEAYMDDEEVEKINGYGELIAALTRLQNQLTKSGMSTLANRVMAAHNVLSSAGVAHALAARAAVLQRRRPRVANPVSVNATTLQKDIVELLTQSNSAAAIELGNLLTSHEMEGLLLAHDRVATLTDATPSPILSGSSSPQQTSTGAPVPLPKSAAVRGTAVPPPVVPPPLAQRSAMPLPQNMTAPPVPPQHGGFMKQPMRADSPPLSACFGTLNDQNDNIRIIQIEKSTEPLGATVRNEGEAVVIGRIVRGGAAEKSGLLHEGDEILEVNGQELRGKTVNEVCALLSSMQGTLTFLIVPAGSPPPGGGHRENAVLHVRAHFDYDPEDDLYIPCRELGISFQKGDVLHVISRDDPNWWQAYREGEEDQTLAGLIPSQSFQHQRETMKLAIAEEAGLARSRGKDSSKGATLLCARKGRKKKKKASSEAGYPLYATTAPDETDPEEILTYEEVALYYPRATHKRPIVLIGPPNIGRHELRQRLMADSDRFSAAVPHTSRARREGEVPGVDYHFITRQAFEADILARRFVEHGEYEKAYYGTSLEAIRTVVASGKICVLNLHPQSLKLLRASDLKPYVVLVAPPSLDKLRQKKIRNGEPFKEEELKDIIATARDMEARWGHLFDMIIINNDTDRAYQQLLAEINSLEREPQWVPASWVHNNRDES is encoded by the exons ATGTTGACAATGCTTTCAGTTAATCAAGATAATG GTCCACATCGTGAGATGGCTGTCGATTGTCCAGATAATTTTATCGCGCGTAATAAGACACCACCACGTTATCCACCACCACACCGTCCACCACAG TTGAATGGCTCTGTGAAGCCAGTACCGCCGCCGCGCGATCATCTGCGCGTCGAAAAGGATGGCCGCCTGATAAACCGCACGCCCGCGCCGCAACTACCAGATCGCCGTTTGGGTAGCAGTGGTGCCGGCGCGCCTCAACAGATAGCGCAGATAGTCGAGCCGACGCTGGAGCAGCTGGACAGCATCAAAAAGTATCAG GAGCAACTACGTCGACGTCGCGAGGAGGAGGAGCGCATCGCGCAACAAAATGAATTTCTACGCAACAGTTTACGTGGCTCGCGCAAGCTTAAGGCGCTGCAGGACAACAAGGCGGCGGCACAGCAACAGCCGGCCGCGGAGCGCGTTTCGGGCGTGGAGAACGAGGCGTACATGGACGATGAAGAAGTCGAAAAAATCAATG GCTATGGCGAACTGATCGCCGCGCTGACACGCCTACAGAATCAACTCACCAAAAGTGGTATGTCCACACTGGCGAACCGTGTCATGGCCGCCCACAATGTGTTGAGCAGTGCTGGCGTTGCACATGCGCTTGCCGCGCGTGCAGCCGTCTTGCAACGCCGGCGCCCGCGAGTCGCCAATCCAGTAAGCGTGAACGCCACGACGCTACAAAAGGATATTGTCGAACTGCTGACGCAATCGAACTCGGCCGCTGCTATCGAACTGGGCAATCTGTTGACGAGTCATGAAATGGAGGGTCTGTTACTGGCGCATGATCGCGTTGCAACGCTCACCGATGCCACACCATCACCCATTCTTAGCGGCTCTAGCAGTCCACAGCAGACGTCAACAGGCGCGCCAGTGCCACTTCCCAAAAGCGCAGCGGTACGCGGCACAGCCGTGCCACCGCCAGTGGTACCGCCGCCACTAGCGCAACGCAGCGCCATGCCACTGCCGCAGAATATGACGGCGCCGCCAGTACCACCCCAGCATGGTGGTTTCATGAAGCAGCCAATGCGCGCCGATTCTCCACCTCTGAGCGCCTGCTTTGGCACGCTTAATGACCAGAACGATAACATACGCATCATACAGATTGAGAAGTCCACAGAACCGCTCGGCGCGACGGTACGCAATGAGGGCGAGGCGGTCGTCATTGGACGCATAGTGCGTGGCGGTGCTGCCGAAAAATCTGGACTGCTGCACGAAGGTGACGAAATACTCGAAGTGAACGGTCAAGAGTTGCGCGGCAAAACTGTGAACGAAGTCTGCGCGCTGCTCAGCTCCATGCAGGGTACGCTGACATTCCTCATTGTGCCCGCTGGCAGTCCACCACCCGGCGGTGGCCACCGCGAGAATGCAGTACTGCATGTGCGCGCCCACTTCGACTACGATCCCGAGGATGACTTGTACATACCGTGTCGTGAGCTGGGTATTAGCTTCCAGAAGGGCGACGTCTTGCACGTGATCTCGCGTGACGACCCCAATTGGTGGCAGGCGTATCGCGAGGGCGAAGAGGACCAAACGCTGGCCGGTCTCATACCTAGTCAATCGTTCCAGCATCAGCGTGAGACCATGAAGTTGGCCATTGCCGAAGAGGCGGGCTTGGCGCGCAGTCGCGGCAAGGACAGCAGTAAGGGTGCGACACTGTTGTGCGCGCGCAAAGGtcgcaagaagaagaagaaggccaGCTCGGAAGCGGG TTATCCGCTGTACGCCACAACTGCACCGGACGAAACGGATCCCGAGGAAATACTCACCTACGAAGAGGTCGCCTTATACTATCCACGTGCCACACACAAACGGCCCATAGTGCTCATCGGGCCGCCGAATATCGGACGACACGAGCTGCGTCAGCGATTGATGGCCGATTCGGATCGTTTCTCCGCGGCAGTGCCAC ATACGTCACGTGCGCGCCGCGAAGGTGAAGTACCCGGCGTTGATTATCACTTCATCACGCGCCAGGCCTTTGAGGCGGACATACTGGCGCGCCGCTTCGTCGAACATGGCGAATACGAGAAGGCTTACTATG GCACCTCGCTGGAGGCCATACGTACAGTGGTGGCGAGCGGCAAGATTTGCGTGCTGAATCTGCATCCGCAGAGCTTGAAGCTGCTGCGCGCTTCCGATCTGAAGCCGTACGTGGTGCTCGTGGCGCCGCCGAGTCTCGACAAATTGCGACAGAAGAAGATACGAAATGGCGAACCCTTCAAG GAGGAGGAACTCAAGGACATTATAGCCACTGCCCGCGACATGGAGGCACGCTGGGGCCATCTCTTCGACATGATAATCATAAACAACGACACAGATCGTGCTTATCAACAGCTGTTGGCCGAGATCAATTCGTTGGAACGCGAACCGCAGTGGGTGCCGGCCAGTTGGGTGCATAACAATCGGGACGAGTCATAA
- the Mpp5_1 gene encoding protein PALS1 isoform X6, translated as MVVSTLSITLDNNGLVAPPAPTNVVRSITTATIPTIITTSSSGGNSPAAGGAKFGNGVHNNNNNNQNSNNNGSSNNNNNTSSFNINNNNNNNNSNNISSSHNSASNGKNLSQASSFCDINGVAAAPTAATKIATTTTFIPNANLICDNNNVPQQQQQQPTIPALHWHSPQTVKESAHQQQQQQLPQRSSSLLLQRDGQVNMSNRLRQQQEQLRRRREEEERIAQQNEFLRNSLRGSRKLKALQDNKAAAQQQPAAERVSGVENEAYMDDEEVEKINGYGELIAALTRLQNQLTKSGMSTLANRVMAAHNVLSSAGVAHALAARAAVLQRRRPRVANPVSVNATTLQKDIVELLTQSNSAAAIELGNLLTSHEMEGLLLAHDRVATLTDATPSPILSGSSSPQQTSTGAPVPLPKSAAVRGTAVPPPVVPPPLAQRSAMPLPQNMTAPPVPPQHGGFMKQPMRADSPPLSACFGTLNDQNDNIRIIQIEKSTEPLGATVRNEGEAVVIGRIVRGGAAEKSGLLHEGDEILEVNGQELRGKTVNEVCALLSSMQGTLTFLIVPAGSPPPGGGHRENAVLHVRAHFDYDPEDDLYIPCRELGISFQKGDVLHVISRDDPNWWQAYREGEEDQTLAGLIPSQSFQHQRETMKLAIAEEAGLARSRGKDSSKGATLLCARKGRKKKKKASSEAGYPLYATTAPDETDPEEILTYEEVALYYPRATHKRPIVLIGPPNIGRHELRQRLMADSDRFSAAVPHTSRARREGEVPGVDYHFITRQAFEADILARRFVEHGEYEKAYYGTSLEAIRTVVASGKICVLNLHPQSLKLLRASDLKPYVVLVAPPSLDKLRQKKIRNGEPFKEEELKDIIATARDMEARWGHLFDMIIINNDTDRAYQQLLAEINSLEREPQWVPASWVHNNRDES; from the exons ATGGTTGTGTCCACATTGAGTATCACGCTCGACAACAATGGACTGGTGGCACCGCCTGCGCCAACAAATGTTGTACGCTcgattacaacagcaacaataccgACGATAATCACAACgagcagcagcggcggcaatAGTCCGGCTGCGGGCGGCGCTAAATTTGGAAATGGTGtgcataataacaacaacaacaatcagaacagcaacaacaacggcagtagcaataataataataatactagcagttttaatataaataacaataacaataacaacaatagcaataatattTCTAGCAGCCACAACAGCGCTAGTAACGGTAAAAATTTAAGCCAGGCAAGCAGTTTTTGTGATATCAATGGTGTTGCGGCCGCGCCAACAGCGGCTACAAAaatagccacaacaacaacattcatacCAAATGCCAATCTAATATGTGATAACAATAATGtgccacagcaacagcaacaacaaccaacaatacCAGCGCTGCACTGGCATTCACCGCAAACGGTTAAAGAGTCAgcgcatcagcagcaacaacaacaattgccacAGCGCAGCAgctcattgttgttgcaacgcgATGGTCAAGTGAATATGTCGAATCGTTTGCGTCAGCAGCAG GAGCAACTACGTCGACGTCGCGAGGAGGAGGAGCGCATCGCGCAACAAAATGAATTTCTACGCAACAGTTTACGTGGCTCGCGCAAGCTTAAGGCGCTGCAGGACAACAAGGCGGCGGCACAGCAACAGCCGGCCGCGGAGCGCGTTTCGGGCGTGGAGAACGAGGCGTACATGGACGATGAAGAAGTCGAAAAAATCAATG GCTATGGCGAACTGATCGCCGCGCTGACACGCCTACAGAATCAACTCACCAAAAGTGGTATGTCCACACTGGCGAACCGTGTCATGGCCGCCCACAATGTGTTGAGCAGTGCTGGCGTTGCACATGCGCTTGCCGCGCGTGCAGCCGTCTTGCAACGCCGGCGCCCGCGAGTCGCCAATCCAGTAAGCGTGAACGCCACGACGCTACAAAAGGATATTGTCGAACTGCTGACGCAATCGAACTCGGCCGCTGCTATCGAACTGGGCAATCTGTTGACGAGTCATGAAATGGAGGGTCTGTTACTGGCGCATGATCGCGTTGCAACGCTCACCGATGCCACACCATCACCCATTCTTAGCGGCTCTAGCAGTCCACAGCAGACGTCAACAGGCGCGCCAGTGCCACTTCCCAAAAGCGCAGCGGTACGCGGCACAGCCGTGCCACCGCCAGTGGTACCGCCGCCACTAGCGCAACGCAGCGCCATGCCACTGCCGCAGAATATGACGGCGCCGCCAGTACCACCCCAGCATGGTGGTTTCATGAAGCAGCCAATGCGCGCCGATTCTCCACCTCTGAGCGCCTGCTTTGGCACGCTTAATGACCAGAACGATAACATACGCATCATACAGATTGAGAAGTCCACAGAACCGCTCGGCGCGACGGTACGCAATGAGGGCGAGGCGGTCGTCATTGGACGCATAGTGCGTGGCGGTGCTGCCGAAAAATCTGGACTGCTGCACGAAGGTGACGAAATACTCGAAGTGAACGGTCAAGAGTTGCGCGGCAAAACTGTGAACGAAGTCTGCGCGCTGCTCAGCTCCATGCAGGGTACGCTGACATTCCTCATTGTGCCCGCTGGCAGTCCACCACCCGGCGGTGGCCACCGCGAGAATGCAGTACTGCATGTGCGCGCCCACTTCGACTACGATCCCGAGGATGACTTGTACATACCGTGTCGTGAGCTGGGTATTAGCTTCCAGAAGGGCGACGTCTTGCACGTGATCTCGCGTGACGACCCCAATTGGTGGCAGGCGTATCGCGAGGGCGAAGAGGACCAAACGCTGGCCGGTCTCATACCTAGTCAATCGTTCCAGCATCAGCGTGAGACCATGAAGTTGGCCATTGCCGAAGAGGCGGGCTTGGCGCGCAGTCGCGGCAAGGACAGCAGTAAGGGTGCGACACTGTTGTGCGCGCGCAAAGGtcgcaagaagaagaagaaggccaGCTCGGAAGCGGG TTATCCGCTGTACGCCACAACTGCACCGGACGAAACGGATCCCGAGGAAATACTCACCTACGAAGAGGTCGCCTTATACTATCCACGTGCCACACACAAACGGCCCATAGTGCTCATCGGGCCGCCGAATATCGGACGACACGAGCTGCGTCAGCGATTGATGGCCGATTCGGATCGTTTCTCCGCGGCAGTGCCAC ATACGTCACGTGCGCGCCGCGAAGGTGAAGTACCCGGCGTTGATTATCACTTCATCACGCGCCAGGCCTTTGAGGCGGACATACTGGCGCGCCGCTTCGTCGAACATGGCGAATACGAGAAGGCTTACTATG GCACCTCGCTGGAGGCCATACGTACAGTGGTGGCGAGCGGCAAGATTTGCGTGCTGAATCTGCATCCGCAGAGCTTGAAGCTGCTGCGCGCTTCCGATCTGAAGCCGTACGTGGTGCTCGTGGCGCCGCCGAGTCTCGACAAATTGCGACAGAAGAAGATACGAAATGGCGAACCCTTCAAG GAGGAGGAACTCAAGGACATTATAGCCACTGCCCGCGACATGGAGGCACGCTGGGGCCATCTCTTCGACATGATAATCATAAACAACGACACAGATCGTGCTTATCAACAGCTGTTGGCCGAGATCAATTCGTTGGAACGCGAACCGCAGTGGGTGCCGGCCAGTTGGGTGCATAACAATCGGGACGAGTCATAA
- the Mpp5_1 gene encoding protein PALS1 isoform X5, which produces MVVSTLSITLDNNGLVAPPAPTNVVRSITTATIPTIITTSSSGGNSPAAGGAKFGNGVHNNNNNNQNSNNNGSSNNNNNTSSFNINNNNNNNNSNNISSSHNSASNGKNLSQASSFCDINGVAAAPTAATKIATTTTFIPNANLICDNNNVPQQQQQQPTIPALHWHSPQTVKESAHQQQQQQLPQRSSSLLLQRDGQVNMSNRLRQQQASSEQLRRRREEEERIAQQNEFLRNSLRGSRKLKALQDNKAAAQQQPAAERVSGVENEAYMDDEEVEKINGYGELIAALTRLQNQLTKSGMSTLANRVMAAHNVLSSAGVAHALAARAAVLQRRRPRVANPVSVNATTLQKDIVELLTQSNSAAAIELGNLLTSHEMEGLLLAHDRVATLTDATPSPILSGSSSPQQTSTGAPVPLPKSAAVRGTAVPPPVVPPPLAQRSAMPLPQNMTAPPVPPQHGGFMKQPMRADSPPLSACFGTLNDQNDNIRIIQIEKSTEPLGATVRNEGEAVVIGRIVRGGAAEKSGLLHEGDEILEVNGQELRGKTVNEVCALLSSMQGTLTFLIVPAGSPPPGGGHRENAVLHVRAHFDYDPEDDLYIPCRELGISFQKGDVLHVISRDDPNWWQAYREGEEDQTLAGLIPSQSFQHQRETMKLAIAEEAGLARSRGKDSSKGATLLCARKGRKKKKKASSEAGYPLYATTAPDETDPEEILTYEEVALYYPRATHKRPIVLIGPPNIGRHELRQRLMADSDRFSAAVPHTSRARREGEVPGVDYHFITRQAFEADILARRFVEHGEYEKAYYGTSLEAIRTVVASGKICVLNLHPQSLKLLRASDLKPYVVLVAPPSLDKLRQKKIRNGEPFKEEELKDIIATARDMEARWGHLFDMIIINNDTDRAYQQLLAEINSLEREPQWVPASWVHNNRDES; this is translated from the exons ATGGTTGTGTCCACATTGAGTATCACGCTCGACAACAATGGACTGGTGGCACCGCCTGCGCCAACAAATGTTGTACGCTcgattacaacagcaacaataccgACGATAATCACAACgagcagcagcggcggcaatAGTCCGGCTGCGGGCGGCGCTAAATTTGGAAATGGTGtgcataataacaacaacaacaatcagaacagcaacaacaacggcagtagcaataataataataatactagcagttttaatataaataacaataacaataacaacaatagcaataatattTCTAGCAGCCACAACAGCGCTAGTAACGGTAAAAATTTAAGCCAGGCAAGCAGTTTTTGTGATATCAATGGTGTTGCGGCCGCGCCAACAGCGGCTACAAAaatagccacaacaacaacattcatacCAAATGCCAATCTAATATGTGATAACAATAATGtgccacagcaacagcaacaacaaccaacaatacCAGCGCTGCACTGGCATTCACCGCAAACGGTTAAAGAGTCAgcgcatcagcagcaacaacaacaattgccacAGCGCAGCAgctcattgttgttgcaacgcgATGGTCAAGTGAATATGTCGAATCGTTTGCGTCAGCAGCAGGCAAGTAGC GAGCAACTACGTCGACGTCGCGAGGAGGAGGAGCGCATCGCGCAACAAAATGAATTTCTACGCAACAGTTTACGTGGCTCGCGCAAGCTTAAGGCGCTGCAGGACAACAAGGCGGCGGCACAGCAACAGCCGGCCGCGGAGCGCGTTTCGGGCGTGGAGAACGAGGCGTACATGGACGATGAAGAAGTCGAAAAAATCAATG GCTATGGCGAACTGATCGCCGCGCTGACACGCCTACAGAATCAACTCACCAAAAGTGGTATGTCCACACTGGCGAACCGTGTCATGGCCGCCCACAATGTGTTGAGCAGTGCTGGCGTTGCACATGCGCTTGCCGCGCGTGCAGCCGTCTTGCAACGCCGGCGCCCGCGAGTCGCCAATCCAGTAAGCGTGAACGCCACGACGCTACAAAAGGATATTGTCGAACTGCTGACGCAATCGAACTCGGCCGCTGCTATCGAACTGGGCAATCTGTTGACGAGTCATGAAATGGAGGGTCTGTTACTGGCGCATGATCGCGTTGCAACGCTCACCGATGCCACACCATCACCCATTCTTAGCGGCTCTAGCAGTCCACAGCAGACGTCAACAGGCGCGCCAGTGCCACTTCCCAAAAGCGCAGCGGTACGCGGCACAGCCGTGCCACCGCCAGTGGTACCGCCGCCACTAGCGCAACGCAGCGCCATGCCACTGCCGCAGAATATGACGGCGCCGCCAGTACCACCCCAGCATGGTGGTTTCATGAAGCAGCCAATGCGCGCCGATTCTCCACCTCTGAGCGCCTGCTTTGGCACGCTTAATGACCAGAACGATAACATACGCATCATACAGATTGAGAAGTCCACAGAACCGCTCGGCGCGACGGTACGCAATGAGGGCGAGGCGGTCGTCATTGGACGCATAGTGCGTGGCGGTGCTGCCGAAAAATCTGGACTGCTGCACGAAGGTGACGAAATACTCGAAGTGAACGGTCAAGAGTTGCGCGGCAAAACTGTGAACGAAGTCTGCGCGCTGCTCAGCTCCATGCAGGGTACGCTGACATTCCTCATTGTGCCCGCTGGCAGTCCACCACCCGGCGGTGGCCACCGCGAGAATGCAGTACTGCATGTGCGCGCCCACTTCGACTACGATCCCGAGGATGACTTGTACATACCGTGTCGTGAGCTGGGTATTAGCTTCCAGAAGGGCGACGTCTTGCACGTGATCTCGCGTGACGACCCCAATTGGTGGCAGGCGTATCGCGAGGGCGAAGAGGACCAAACGCTGGCCGGTCTCATACCTAGTCAATCGTTCCAGCATCAGCGTGAGACCATGAAGTTGGCCATTGCCGAAGAGGCGGGCTTGGCGCGCAGTCGCGGCAAGGACAGCAGTAAGGGTGCGACACTGTTGTGCGCGCGCAAAGGtcgcaagaagaagaagaaggccaGCTCGGAAGCGGG TTATCCGCTGTACGCCACAACTGCACCGGACGAAACGGATCCCGAGGAAATACTCACCTACGAAGAGGTCGCCTTATACTATCCACGTGCCACACACAAACGGCCCATAGTGCTCATCGGGCCGCCGAATATCGGACGACACGAGCTGCGTCAGCGATTGATGGCCGATTCGGATCGTTTCTCCGCGGCAGTGCCAC ATACGTCACGTGCGCGCCGCGAAGGTGAAGTACCCGGCGTTGATTATCACTTCATCACGCGCCAGGCCTTTGAGGCGGACATACTGGCGCGCCGCTTCGTCGAACATGGCGAATACGAGAAGGCTTACTATG GCACCTCGCTGGAGGCCATACGTACAGTGGTGGCGAGCGGCAAGATTTGCGTGCTGAATCTGCATCCGCAGAGCTTGAAGCTGCTGCGCGCTTCCGATCTGAAGCCGTACGTGGTGCTCGTGGCGCCGCCGAGTCTCGACAAATTGCGACAGAAGAAGATACGAAATGGCGAACCCTTCAAG GAGGAGGAACTCAAGGACATTATAGCCACTGCCCGCGACATGGAGGCACGCTGGGGCCATCTCTTCGACATGATAATCATAAACAACGACACAGATCGTGCTTATCAACAGCTGTTGGCCGAGATCAATTCGTTGGAACGCGAACCGCAGTGGGTGCCGGCCAGTTGGGTGCATAACAATCGGGACGAGTCATAA
- the Mpp5_1 gene encoding protein PALS1 isoform X4, with the protein MRILKHWPRRRSGSSIVVIDGDDLKPCLPDDYISSQHYRQHSGESKEIDQEMLTMLSVNQDNGPHREMAVDCPDNFIARNKTPPRYPPPHRPPQSKSASTKSTSGCHPLKQLVKQKSLISLGSLSGSAEKLDKSTAAATQRQQPQPQVPTGGGTSAVDGCLVSKSAKTSSSKRNDELNGSVKPVPPPRDHLRVEKDGRLINRTPAPQLPDRRLGSSGAGAPQQIAQIVEPTLEQLDSIKKYQEQLRRRREEEERIAQQNEFLRNSLRGSRKLKALQDNKAAAQQQPAAERVSGVENEAYMDDEEVEKINGYGELIAALTRLQNQLTKSGMSTLANRVMAAHNVLSSAGVAHALAARAAVLQRRRPRVANPVSVNATTLQKDIVELLTQSNSAAAIELGNLLTSHEMEGLLLAHDRVATLTDATPSPILSGSSSPQQTSTGAPVPLPKSAAVRGTAVPPPVVPPPLAQRSAMPLPQNMTAPPVPPQHGGFMKQPMRADSPPLSACFGTLNDQNDNIRIIQIEKSTEPLGATVRNEGEAVVIGRIVRGGAAEKSGLLHEGDEILEVNGQELRGKTVNEVCALLSSMQGTLTFLIVPAGSPPPGGGHRENAVLHVRAHFDYDPEDDLYIPCRELGISFQKGDVLHVISRDDPNWWQAYREGEEDQTLAGLIPSQSFQHQRETMKLAIAEEAGLARSRGKDSSKGATLLCARKGRKKKKKASSEAGYPLYATTAPDETDPEEILTYEEVALYYPRATHKRPIVLIGPPNIGRHELRQRLMADSDRFSAAVPHTSRARREGEVPGVDYHFITRQAFEADILARRFVEHGEYEKAYYGTSLEAIRTVVASGKICVLNLHPQSLKLLRASDLKPYVVLVAPPSLDKLRQKKIRNGEPFKEEELKDIIATARDMEARWGHLFDMIIINNDTDRAYQQLLAEINSLEREPQWVPASWVHNNRDES; encoded by the exons GCCTCGCCGTCGTTCTGGCTCCAGCATTGTCGTTATTGATGGTGATGATTTGAAGCCATGCTTACCGGACGACTATATTAGTAGTCAGCATTATCGACAGCATTCTGGTGAAAGCAAAGAAATCGATCAGGAAATGTTGACAATGCTTTCAGTTAATCAAGATAATG GTCCACATCGTGAGATGGCTGTCGATTGTCCAGATAATTTTATCGCGCGTAATAAGACACCACCACGTTATCCACCACCACACCGTCCACCACAG TCAAAATCAGCAAGCACAAAGTCAACGTCCGGCTGCCATCCACTGAAACAGTTGGTTAAACAGAAGAGCTTGATATCGTTGGGTTCGCTGAGTGGCTCCGCTGAGAAATTAGATaaatcaacagcagcagcaacgcaaCGTCAACAACCGCAACCGCAAGTGCCAACGGGTGGCGGCACAAGTGCGGTCGACGGCTGCTTGGTGAGCAAAAGTGCTAAGACGTCGTCGTCCAAGCGCAACGATGAG TTGAATGGCTCTGTGAAGCCAGTACCGCCGCCGCGCGATCATCTGCGCGTCGAAAAGGATGGCCGCCTGATAAACCGCACGCCCGCGCCGCAACTACCAGATCGCCGTTTGGGTAGCAGTGGTGCCGGCGCGCCTCAACAGATAGCGCAGATAGTCGAGCCGACGCTGGAGCAGCTGGACAGCATCAAAAAGTATCAG GAGCAACTACGTCGACGTCGCGAGGAGGAGGAGCGCATCGCGCAACAAAATGAATTTCTACGCAACAGTTTACGTGGCTCGCGCAAGCTTAAGGCGCTGCAGGACAACAAGGCGGCGGCACAGCAACAGCCGGCCGCGGAGCGCGTTTCGGGCGTGGAGAACGAGGCGTACATGGACGATGAAGAAGTCGAAAAAATCAATG GCTATGGCGAACTGATCGCCGCGCTGACACGCCTACAGAATCAACTCACCAAAAGTGGTATGTCCACACTGGCGAACCGTGTCATGGCCGCCCACAATGTGTTGAGCAGTGCTGGCGTTGCACATGCGCTTGCCGCGCGTGCAGCCGTCTTGCAACGCCGGCGCCCGCGAGTCGCCAATCCAGTAAGCGTGAACGCCACGACGCTACAAAAGGATATTGTCGAACTGCTGACGCAATCGAACTCGGCCGCTGCTATCGAACTGGGCAATCTGTTGACGAGTCATGAAATGGAGGGTCTGTTACTGGCGCATGATCGCGTTGCAACGCTCACCGATGCCACACCATCACCCATTCTTAGCGGCTCTAGCAGTCCACAGCAGACGTCAACAGGCGCGCCAGTGCCACTTCCCAAAAGCGCAGCGGTACGCGGCACAGCCGTGCCACCGCCAGTGGTACCGCCGCCACTAGCGCAACGCAGCGCCATGCCACTGCCGCAGAATATGACGGCGCCGCCAGTACCACCCCAGCATGGTGGTTTCATGAAGCAGCCAATGCGCGCCGATTCTCCACCTCTGAGCGCCTGCTTTGGCACGCTTAATGACCAGAACGATAACATACGCATCATACAGATTGAGAAGTCCACAGAACCGCTCGGCGCGACGGTACGCAATGAGGGCGAGGCGGTCGTCATTGGACGCATAGTGCGTGGCGGTGCTGCCGAAAAATCTGGACTGCTGCACGAAGGTGACGAAATACTCGAAGTGAACGGTCAAGAGTTGCGCGGCAAAACTGTGAACGAAGTCTGCGCGCTGCTCAGCTCCATGCAGGGTACGCTGACATTCCTCATTGTGCCCGCTGGCAGTCCACCACCCGGCGGTGGCCACCGCGAGAATGCAGTACTGCATGTGCGCGCCCACTTCGACTACGATCCCGAGGATGACTTGTACATACCGTGTCGTGAGCTGGGTATTAGCTTCCAGAAGGGCGACGTCTTGCACGTGATCTCGCGTGACGACCCCAATTGGTGGCAGGCGTATCGCGAGGGCGAAGAGGACCAAACGCTGGCCGGTCTCATACCTAGTCAATCGTTCCAGCATCAGCGTGAGACCATGAAGTTGGCCATTGCCGAAGAGGCGGGCTTGGCGCGCAGTCGCGGCAAGGACAGCAGTAAGGGTGCGACACTGTTGTGCGCGCGCAAAGGtcgcaagaagaagaagaaggccaGCTCGGAAGCGGG TTATCCGCTGTACGCCACAACTGCACCGGACGAAACGGATCCCGAGGAAATACTCACCTACGAAGAGGTCGCCTTATACTATCCACGTGCCACACACAAACGGCCCATAGTGCTCATCGGGCCGCCGAATATCGGACGACACGAGCTGCGTCAGCGATTGATGGCCGATTCGGATCGTTTCTCCGCGGCAGTGCCAC ATACGTCACGTGCGCGCCGCGAAGGTGAAGTACCCGGCGTTGATTATCACTTCATCACGCGCCAGGCCTTTGAGGCGGACATACTGGCGCGCCGCTTCGTCGAACATGGCGAATACGAGAAGGCTTACTATG GCACCTCGCTGGAGGCCATACGTACAGTGGTGGCGAGCGGCAAGATTTGCGTGCTGAATCTGCATCCGCAGAGCTTGAAGCTGCTGCGCGCTTCCGATCTGAAGCCGTACGTGGTGCTCGTGGCGCCGCCGAGTCTCGACAAATTGCGACAGAAGAAGATACGAAATGGCGAACCCTTCAAG GAGGAGGAACTCAAGGACATTATAGCCACTGCCCGCGACATGGAGGCACGCTGGGGCCATCTCTTCGACATGATAATCATAAACAACGACACAGATCGTGCTTATCAACAGCTGTTGGCCGAGATCAATTCGTTGGAACGCGAACCGCAGTGGGTGCCGGCCAGTTGGGTGCATAACAATCGGGACGAGTCATAA